The sequence GCAACTTACATTCCATCTCCATGGATTAAAGATATGAGGATCATCAAACTTTTTAGGGTTCATGTGAATAGCCGTAGCAACAACCATAAGTGTCCATCCTTTTGGGATTACATATCCTGCAAAGGTTAATATGCAATACAGTTTTAGAGCTAAATTCAcattttctttcttaaaaacacATTTTCTTTCTTAATAAAATACTACTCAAGTACCGTTTATATGGATATCTTTGATCACCCTCCTAGGAATCCCTGGGGCAATGTTGGCCATCCTAAATGTTTCATTGAGTACCtgcaaaaaataaactcaatggaTTTATGTAACTTTTCTTAACCGGACTGGTTTTAATTCTGTGGGTGCTCATTTTTAATATGCGGCACTCTTGCACTTAGATTGTGTACCTGAGATGTAAAAGCCATCGATTTAAAATCTTTCCATGTAAGTGAAGCATCCACATTTTCCTTTCTTCTAAAAATTGCTTCATGCTCTTCCTACAAAAACCAGGAATCGACCATTGAAATGCATTTGTTGCATTTCATCAATTTATAATAATTATTAATACACATGCTAAGAAGCAAGGAAAAGAGAGATTTTCCTGTGTTCTTGTTGCAGGAAACAGGAAAATACTGCTAGATCGCTTCTTATGCACAGACCCAGGAGCTACAAAGTTCCATTCTATCACACCCTGTAACGTTGCAATCTTGCCCAACCTATCAACAGGCAGTGCAGATTTATACGGAAGCATGTGGGATCCCGTTGGCTAATTTCATCATCAACGAAGCCGCCCCTCAATACATGAAGTCATTGGCGGTAAAATAATTTGATGTTATTAAATCCACTCTCCCTACCTGCTTCTCATTATCAGAACGTGAATTGTTCTTATGGCACTGTAACAGAATTCCACACTCTATGGACTTTCTCAAGGAAATCCCTATCAATGGGCTTAATCAGTCCATAAGGCCAAGACAATTTTGTGTTGTTCTCATGTACCGTTTTGGTATACCACTCTTCGATAGTGACAGTGTATGCTCTAGTTGCGGCCACCCTGTGGACATCTTTGGCGACCACACTTTGCATTGTGCTAAGGGTATCGGTCTTAAATTCCGACACGATCTTGTTCGGGATATCTTGTTCGATATGTGTTACAAAGCGGGAGTGTCCGCCAGGAAAGAAGCGTCTCTTGGACTTTCAACCACTGTCAAAGAACTAAAGCCAGTGGATATCCTTGTCCTCAATTGGATCAATGGGAGAGATATATGTTTGGACGTCACTGGGGTTTCTCCCTTCACAAGTGCATGCACACGCAACTTTACGCCGGGTCACGCCATCACTATGGAAATCAAGCGAAAATGTCAAAAATATCTTGACATTTGTACCACATATGGTTATGAGTTTTGGGTTCTAGCTTTCACTTCTTTAGGGGAACTAGGCGAGGATACAATTACATTCTGAAGAGATTAAGAAACAGTCTGACCAGTCAATATGTCAATCAGAAAATAGGTGGTTCTCTTTTTCATAGACGGATCGTTATTCAAAAAGTTGTTGGCGTCCAGCTTGTAGCCCGGCTTCCTACTACCGCTGTGTAACGACGCTTTACTCTTGTAAAAGTAAACCAAATTGTATTaccaaataaaataattttaataataaagtaacaattataattgcgaaaatagaaaaataacgaggaaaccgcaaatgcagaaaaaccttgggacctagttcagattaaatactctcagaattaagccgttatacaaaatctaaaccaacttcgtatagttgagaccaagcaactaagcttatagttcacctagtttcctcagtatccatgcaccTCCAACTTGTATTAAGTCACCCACTtgggaacaattcctttggttcgtattcccgGGAACTTATTTTCCCTAGTCCAGTGGAAATTAAGTTGGCAGAGTTGGAACTACCTCCTTATTTTCCACCCATTAAATAGCATTTTCCGtcactttctctttcttctccatttcttctcatcttccccaaaatTCCGCCATTGATAGAAAATCACTAAGCATAAATCTGGGTAGTTCTCACTAATCTCTCTATGTTGTATCCTTAATTCTTGTGAAGATTCCTCTGTTCTTCCTCCATGGTGGTtgttttcattatctttttgattgctttaccaaaccctagattttttctGAACCAAAAAAAGTTAGGCTTGtatgtatttttaggtttctACATAGATGGGTAAAGAAATCCTCATGCTTGATTTGATGTTTCTCGACCAAAAGGTTAGGGTTAATAGAAATATTTGTACCTTCTAGGGTTAAATTAGTTTTCATcatcagtttgatgttttttttcttctatagaaACAAGAATGATCTATTAGTTCTGAGGAGATTGATTACTTGGATACTGTATGACTAAATTTTGAGGAAATATAGTATAGGTGCAgatgaattttgaaaaatattagGTCTTAATAAAACAAGACCTCAGTGAGATAAACTTGGAGAATCCGACGGTGATCAGTTTAATTGAATCAGAGATGAGACAAACTTTGATTAACATCAAAATCGTGTCGGACTAATGAAATTAAGATACCACTTGGTCTATGATCGATACCCAATGAAATTAAGAATTGTAATGAAATTAAGATATTTCTCTTTTGGAAATAAGATCGCAAAAGATGTATTTTCCGAAGATTAATTATGTtcacaaaaaaataataagaagagTTATGTTAATTGATGATAACTCTCTTTGACGTCCAGAGaaaaccatgaatattggtttctCTGTTTATTGATAGCACGTAGTGATAAGCTATCGATGAGAATAAAAACTAATTATGCAATCTGTAACCCAGAATGAAAAGTTTGTTAAAGAGAAAGAATTGTAATATGATAATcttcctcattaaaactttgggTAGAAATGGCAAGCAACGATTTACTTTTGATTGCTTGAGGACCTATCATCAGTCAATACACGATAAGCATGAAGGGATTGCATAAAATGAATTGAAATAAGAGCTAAATCAGTCTGATAAcagacgcaaaaaaaaaaaaatactgatgCGGAAGCAATTCGAGCGGAtttccccgctctgataccataataaattatgagtatcgagacggatcatcgattacagaaaactaaataaaagacAAATTAAGAACACAAGaacttaacgtggttcggcactaacgcctacgtccacggacAGAAACCCCGTAGAGTGAATTAGATTATTGATCTCCAGAGAGTTTGATCATTCTGGGATAGGTTATATTTACATAATGAATCCTATTTATAGGTTTATTGAATAAGCAGTAAACCTAGAGCAACAAACTATCTTGACCAGGTACACTATACTTATCTAGCTACAATACAGGATTATATGCGAGAGACTTGGTCTTCCGATTATCTTCACATACTAACTTCCAACAGATTCCAACATGTGGCTTATGGAGCGGCTGTGCAGGCAGCAATTTTGAGTGGTGATAGTACTGAGAAGTTGACCTAGAAACACCACCATTCCTACCAAGAAGGAGCAAGTTTTCTCTACCTACTCCGACAACCAACATGTAGTGCTGATTCAGGTCTTTGAAGGGGAGCGAGCAAGAACAAGGGATAACAACTTGCTTGGTAAATTTGAGCTTTCTGGAATTCCACCTGCACCTCGTGGTATGCCTCAGATAACTGTTTTTAATGTGTCTGCCGAGGACAAAACTACagcgaagaagaagatggtgcaAGAGGCAGAAATGTACAAGACAGGGGATTAAGAGCACAAGAAGAAAATCGAGTCCAAGAATGGTTTGGAGAAATCATTGTGAGCATTGTCTGTGCTTCTAAAACCTTGATAAATATTTATCAATCTTGTGATTATTCTCATGGCCAGAGGGCTTCTCAGTAGAAAGTTTAGCTGAGGAGAAGACAGATTTGTAACATTGCAGCAATATTCACATTCTGAATATAATATAACATTGATAAATATGAATTACACTTCCTCGGGATttcaggaaagaaaaaaaaaactaaaccagTGCAGAAACCCCTAATCAAATTCATAACCTATCTCTTCTGTACTAATCTGTTTCATTCAACTCAATGCTACCGATAGAACCACTACCCTTCCTCAGTTTAACGGCCACTTACACTGTTTTAGTTGCAGTGCAGGCACCTATTTGACCT comes from Papaver somniferum cultivar HN1 chromosome 7, ASM357369v1, whole genome shotgun sequence and encodes:
- the LOC113294188 gene encoding cytochrome P450 87A3-like is translated as MQSVVAKDVHRVAATRAYTVTIEEWYTKTCHKNNSRSDNEKQEEHEAIFRRKENVDASLTWKDFKSMAFTSQVLNETFRMANIAPGIPRRVIKDIHINGYVIPKGWTLMVVATAIHMNPKKFDDPHIFNPWRWNKI